A section of the Thermotoga caldifontis AZM44c09 genome encodes:
- a CDS encoding thymidine kinase, translating into MSGKLTVIVGPMYSGKTTELLSYLEIYKLGRKKTLLFKPALDVRYGTNVVKTHSGLEAQAISVEFSKDMLPYLQERVDAVFIDEVQFFDKDLIKLVRKLLDENVNVFCAGLDLTFKQNPFETTMLLLAFANEVIKKRAVCHVCGEHNATLTYKISDSDSEIDVGGKEKYIAVCRDCYNGLVKQGHGTGAGVTIEDR; encoded by the coding sequence GTGTCGGGGAAACTCACCGTCATTGTGGGACCGATGTATTCGGGCAAGACCACGGAACTGCTTTCCTATCTGGAGATCTACAAGCTCGGAAGAAAGAAGACGCTGCTCTTCAAGCCGGCTCTGGACGTTCGTTACGGCACCAATGTTGTCAAAACACACTCCGGCCTTGAAGCTCAGGCGATATCCGTGGAGTTTTCAAAAGACATGCTTCCCTATCTTCAGGAGAGAGTCGATGCCGTGTTCATCGACGAGGTCCAGTTCTTCGATAAAGATCTGATCAAACTGGTCAGAAAACTGCTCGACGAGAACGTGAACGTGTTCTGTGCCGGATTGGACCTGACCTTCAAACAGAATCCTTTCGAAACGACCATGTTGCTGCTCGCGTTCGCGAACGAGGTCATAAAGAAAAGAGCCGTCTGTCACGTGTGCGGCGAGCACAACGCCACGCTCACCTACAAGATTTCCGACAGCGACTCTGAGATCGATGTGGGTGGCAAAGAAAAGTACATCGCGGTCTGTCGGGATTGCTATAACGGGCTGGTGAAGCAGGGCCATGGAACGGGTGCTGGTGTTACCATCGAAGATCGTTGA
- the xerA gene encoding site-specific tyrosine recombinase/integron integrase produces MEQLFQEYLEYLRYVRRASENTITAYRIDVAQFLQFLQAKGIDLAVFGVKDAEDYLKHLSKSYDKPPSVSTLARKISSLRNFFDYLLLRHHVSSNPWLKVRSPRLRKRAPDFLTKEEAENLLKASEQNERDHLIMCMLYYCGLRVSELCNLRVGDVSFSPAFVRIEMGKGRKDRIVPLNRHLANELKMYVERNGKESDEYLFAGRKRLHPSTVFRIVRKYANLCNIRKKVHPHTLRHSFATHLLQRRVSVRVVQELLGHANLSTTSTYLHLLDEEKFAAVNVLVEEE; encoded by the coding sequence TTGGAACAGCTTTTTCAGGAATACTTAGAGTATCTCAGGTACGTCCGCAGGGCTTCTGAGAATACGATCACAGCTTACAGGATCGATGTCGCGCAGTTCTTGCAGTTCTTGCAAGCGAAGGGTATAGACCTGGCGGTGTTCGGTGTGAAGGATGCCGAAGACTATTTGAAGCATCTTTCGAAAAGTTACGACAAACCGCCGAGCGTTTCAACCCTGGCACGGAAGATTTCATCGCTCAGGAACTTCTTCGATTACCTTCTGCTCAGACACCACGTTTCCAGCAACCCGTGGCTGAAGGTTAGAAGCCCGAGACTCAGAAAGAGGGCGCCGGATTTTCTGACGAAAGAAGAAGCGGAAAACCTGCTGAAAGCCAGCGAGCAGAACGAGAGGGACCACCTGATTATGTGCATGCTGTACTACTGTGGTTTGAGGGTCAGTGAGCTGTGCAACCTCAGGGTTGGAGATGTTTCTTTCTCACCGGCGTTCGTGAGGATAGAGATGGGCAAGGGAAGGAAGGACCGAATCGTTCCTTTGAACAGGCATCTTGCGAACGAACTGAAAATGTACGTGGAAAGGAACGGGAAAGAGAGCGATGAGTACCTCTTCGCAGGCAGAAAAAGGTTGCACCCGAGCACGGTGTTCAGGATCGTTCGAAAGTATGCCAACCTCTGCAACATAAGAAAGAAGGTCCATCCTCACACGCTGCGTCACTCGTTCGCCACTCACCTGCTGCAGAGGCGGGTGAGCGTCAGGGTCGTTCAGGAACTTCTGGGGCACGCGAACCTCTCGACCACGAGCACTTACTTGCATCTGCTCGACGAGGAGAAGTTCGCGGCGGTCAACGTTCTGGTGGAGGAGGAATGA
- a CDS encoding ArsB/NhaD family transporter: protein MVKQILALCLYFGAYYVILSRAQRTSVKVFLLGLIAAVLKISESLTMENISHVVDFNTIGLLLGMMIIVAVLKATGFFQMASIYAVRLGKGELKKTVALLMIFIAMLSAVLDNVTTLLIFAPILFLVSDAAEIDPSRLLVLGVIASNIGGMATMIGDPPNIVIGSASGLSFVSFIVHLAPVSLLILLIAVRMFSGTVSKEHVSEAGLKNLAATDPRQAVTDKKLLVKIALVFLATILGFAFHQVLEIDLALIALLGAALSLVLAGKSFEDVAKEIEWDTLFFFMGLFSLTHAVQVTGTLDRFASLISNVHYVPVLFIVLTWLSAAMASLLSAVPTAITLVPVIKYLIGLGYPVQLWWTLALGIGLGANLTPIGAAVNIVGVSLLKKFTGKSLSFRDFFQTSLPLVLIALTISSVYSLLIGLLGW from the coding sequence ATGGTCAAACAGATCCTGGCGCTCTGTCTCTACTTCGGCGCGTACTACGTGATCCTCAGCCGTGCTCAGAGGACGTCCGTCAAGGTGTTCTTGCTCGGTCTCATCGCTGCTGTTCTGAAGATCTCGGAAAGTTTGACGATGGAGAACATATCGCACGTGGTGGACTTCAACACCATAGGCCTCCTGCTGGGCATGATGATCATTGTGGCCGTTCTGAAAGCCACAGGTTTCTTCCAGATGGCGTCAATCTACGCGGTCCGGCTCGGAAAAGGAGAGTTGAAGAAAACTGTCGCGTTGCTGATGATCTTCATAGCGATGCTCTCGGCAGTGCTGGACAACGTCACAACGCTTCTGATATTTGCCCCCATTCTCTTTCTGGTGAGCGATGCGGCCGAAATAGACCCATCCAGGTTGCTGGTGCTCGGTGTGATCGCGTCGAACATCGGTGGTATGGCGACGATGATCGGTGACCCTCCGAACATCGTCATAGGCAGCGCGAGCGGTCTGAGTTTCGTTAGTTTCATTGTTCACCTGGCACCCGTATCTTTGCTGATCCTGTTGATAGCCGTAAGGATGTTCTCAGGTACGGTATCCAAAGAACACGTATCCGAAGCGGGTTTGAAGAACCTGGCGGCGACCGATCCAAGGCAGGCTGTGACGGACAAGAAATTACTCGTGAAGATTGCCTTAGTCTTTTTGGCAACGATTCTCGGTTTTGCGTTCCACCAAGTTCTGGAGATCGACTTGGCTTTGATCGCGCTCCTCGGAGCGGCCCTGAGCCTCGTTCTCGCGGGAAAGAGTTTTGAGGACGTCGCTAAAGAGATCGAATGGGACACGCTCTTCTTCTTCATGGGATTGTTCTCACTCACGCACGCCGTGCAGGTGACCGGCACTCTCGATCGGTTCGCCAGTCTCATCTCCAACGTACACTACGTACCAGTCTTGTTCATCGTCCTCACCTGGCTCAGCGCCGCCATGGCCTCTTTGCTGAGCGCGGTACCGACGGCGATAACTCTGGTACCAGTGATCAAGTACTTGATCGGTCTGGGTTATCCTGTTCAGCTGTGGTGGACGCTGGCTTTAGGTATTGGACTGGGTGCGAACCTGACACCGATAGGTGCCGCCGTGAATATAGTCGGTGTTTCACTGTTGAAGAAGTTCACTGGAAAGAGTCTTTCGTTCCGAGATTTCTTCCAGACTTCCCTTCCGCTCGTTCTAATAGCTCTAACGATTTCGAGCGTGTACAGCTTGCTGATCGGTTTGCTGGGATGGTGA